CGGAATATTCTCGAAGAAAGGGGCGTGCATGCCACCGTGGTGAATTGCCGCTTTATAAAGCCCGTCGACACGGATACGATCGTCGGGCTTGCGCGGATGATTCCAAGGCTGGTCACCGTGGAGGAGAATACGCTGATGGGCGGTTTCGGGAGCGCTGTGCTGGAAAGCCTGAACGATCACGGCCTTTCCGGATATGCCCTGAAAAGAATCGGCGTCCGGGACGCTTTCGTGGAACACGGTCCGCAATCCGTATTGAGGGCCAGGCACGGGCTGGATGCCCAGGCAATCGTGAATGCGGCCATTGAAGTAAATCAGAAATTAAGAACGTGAAAAGGTAAGAAGTTCAAAGGCTACAAACCTCTCACTTTCTCAACATCTTATCTTCTTCCTTCTGTCTTGGAGATATGCCGCCTCAAGACAAGCAAAGACTGGACCTGGCCCTACTCGACCGGGGGCTGGCACCGAGCCGTCAGCGCGCGCGCGCGATGATCATGGCCGGCAAAATATCGGTCAACAACCAGCGGACAGACAAGCCGGGCGCGTCGGTCACCCCTGCAGACAGCATTGCACTGATCGGTGAGGACATCCCCTATGTCAGCCGGGGCGGGTTAAAGCTGGAAAGGGCTCTCGAGGCGTTCGACATCCGTGTCGAGGGGTACACCTGCCTGGACGTGGGCGCTTCCACCGGCGGTTTTACCGACTGCCTGCTTCAGCATGGGGCCGCAACGGTTTACGCCGTTGACGTCGGTTACGGGCAGTTTGCCTGGTCCTTGAGAAACGACCCGCGGATCATGCTTTTCGAGCGCACCAACATACGGAACTTGGCCATCGAAAAGGTTCCATCCCCCGTCGACATCGCGGTAATCGACGTGTCCTTCATATCCTTGAAAATCGTCGTGCCGGTCATTTTGAAATTTCTCAAGACAAAGGCCACGGTGGCGGCGCTCATCAAACCCCAATTCGAGGTAGGCAAAGGCAAGGTCGGTAAAGGCGGCGTCGTTAAAGACCCCCTGCAGCATCAAAGCGTCATCGATACGTTGACGGCCTTTTTCGAACAATTGAACTTCACCGTCCAACCCGTGATCCCCTCCCCCATCAAAGGCCCTAAAGGCAATACGGAATTTTTGATAGCCATGACATATCAGTAGCCTGTGGTCGGTTGTGTGTGCATCGGCAGTGTTTTACTAATGGCAAATGGCCATTGGACAGGAAAACCATGATGAATGCAAAATGGATGAATTGCGCATGCTTTGAAATAGCGGCGCAGCCGCGCCATATAAAAGATGGGCGCCATCTTTTATTTTGCTTGCTTTTTTCTTTATTTCTCTATAAATATTTAAATTTTGTCGGGAAGAGGATATCAATAAAGAGAGGAGCCTAAATGACTGAAACATTGGACAAATCGAGAAATATCGCCCTGGTGTCCCACGGCGGTGCGGGTAAAACCTCCCTGGCGGAAGTGATCCTATTCAAAACCGGCGTCACCAAGCGAATCGGCAGGGTTGAAGACGGCAACACGGTTATGGATTTCGAGCCTGAAGAACTGAAGAGAAACGCTAGCCTGAGCAGCGGTTTCGGCCAATATGTCTGGGACAAGCACACCATTACCCTGATCGACACGCCCGGTGATCAGAATTTTTTTACCGACACCAAACTCTGCATGCAGGCAGCCGATGGAGCCGTGGTACTTGTGGATGCCGTGGACGGCGTCAAGGTGCAAACCGAGCAGGCCATGGATTTTGCCAAGGACTTCCAAAAGCCCTGTGCGATTTTCGTCAACAAGCTGGACCGTGAAAGGGCCGATTTCGCCAGAACCCTCCAGGACATTCAGAACGCTTTGGAAATGAAACCGATAACGCTGCAGCTGCCCATCGGTTCCGAAGACGCCTTCAAAGGCATTGTGGACCTGGTGGCCATGAAAGCCTACATGTACGATGAAAGCGGCAGGGCCACAGCGGGAGAGATTCCCGGCGACATGCAGGATCAGGTCGAAAGCGAGCGGGAGAAGCTTATCGAGGACGTTGCCGAGGCCGACGATGAATTGATTGAACGCTATCTGGAGGGGGAGGAACTTTCCGACGAAGATATCAACAATGCGCTCAAATCCGGCGTACTGTCGCGGACCTTCGCCCCGGTTCTGTGTGGTTCCGCCATCAAGGGAATCGGTATCGACCTCCTGATGGATTTCGTCAACGACTGTATGCCCTCTCCGTTGGAATCGCCTCCCCGGACCGGAAAGAACCCTGCGGACGGCAGCGAGGTAAAGGTATCCCCCGATCCTGAGGCTCCTTTTTCCGGATTCGTTTTTAAAACCATCGCCGACCCATACGCGGGCAGACTCTCCATATTCAAGGTCGTGTCCGGGACCCTGGGTGCAGAAGGCACTTTCTACAATGCGACCAAAGAATCCAAGGAGCGTTTCAACCAGCTCTTGACGCTTTCCGGCAAAGAGCAGAAACCGGCGTCCGGGGCCGGTCCCGGTGCCATTGTCGCCGTAGCCAAACTCAAGGAAACCACCACCGGAGATACGCTTTGCGACGAGAGCGCCAAGGTCGTATACACCTGTGCCGATCCCCTGCCCCCGCTCATCTCTTTTGCACTGCAGCCCAAATCCAAGGGGGATGAGGACAAGATTTTCAGTTCGCTTTCCAAACTTCTGGAAGAGGACACCGCCCTCAAATTGGACCGCAATGCGGAAACCAAGGAAATTCTGCTTTCCGGCTCGGGGCAGGTCCATATCGAAGCGACCGTCGAAAAACTGAAAAGAAAATTCAATGTCGAGGTCAATCTCAGCACCCCCAAGGTTCCCTACAAGGAAACCATCACGAAAAAGGTCCGGGTTCAGGGAAAACACAAAAAGCAGTCCGGCGGCCACGGGCAGTATGGTGATTGCTGGATCGACATGGAACCGATGCCGAGAGGCGGCGGGTTCGAGTTCGTGGACGCCATTGTCGGCGGCGTCATTCCCAAACAATACATCCCCGCCGTGGAAAAAGGCATCATAGAGGCATGCCCCAAAGGTGTTTTAGCGGGATTTCCGTGCGTCGACTTCAGGGTAACCCTCAACGACGGTTCCTTTCATGCCGTGGA
This sequence is a window from Deltaproteobacteria bacterium. Protein-coding genes within it:
- a CDS encoding 1-deoxy-D-xylulose-5-phosphate synthase (catalyzes the formation of 1-deoxy-D-xylulose 5-phosphate from pyruvate and D-glyceraldehyde 3-phosphate), translated to RNILEERGVHATVVNCRFIKPVDTDTIVGLARMIPRLVTVEENTLMGGFGSAVLESLNDHGLSGYALKRIGVRDAFVEHGPQSVLRARHGLDAQAIVNAAIEVNQKLRT
- a CDS encoding TlyA family RNA methyltransferase; this translates as MPPQDKQRLDLALLDRGLAPSRQRARAMIMAGKISVNNQRTDKPGASVTPADSIALIGEDIPYVSRGGLKLERALEAFDIRVEGYTCLDVGASTGGFTDCLLQHGAATVYAVDVGYGQFAWSLRNDPRIMLFERTNIRNLAIEKVPSPVDIAVIDVSFISLKIVVPVILKFLKTKATVAALIKPQFEVGKGKVGKGGVVKDPLQHQSVIDTLTAFFEQLNFTVQPVIPSPIKGPKGNTEFLIAMTYQ
- the fusA gene encoding elongation factor G; the protein is MTETLDKSRNIALVSHGGAGKTSLAEVILFKTGVTKRIGRVEDGNTVMDFEPEELKRNASLSSGFGQYVWDKHTITLIDTPGDQNFFTDTKLCMQAADGAVVLVDAVDGVKVQTEQAMDFAKDFQKPCAIFVNKLDRERADFARTLQDIQNALEMKPITLQLPIGSEDAFKGIVDLVAMKAYMYDESGRATAGEIPGDMQDQVESEREKLIEDVAEADDELIERYLEGEELSDEDINNALKSGVLSRTFAPVLCGSAIKGIGIDLLMDFVNDCMPSPLESPPRTGKNPADGSEVKVSPDPEAPFSGFVFKTIADPYAGRLSIFKVVSGTLGAEGTFYNATKESKERFNQLLTLSGKEQKPASGAGPGAIVAVAKLKETTTGDTLCDESAKVVYTCADPLPPLISFALQPKSKGDEDKIFSSLSKLLEEDTALKLDRNAETKEILLSGSGQVHIEATVEKLKRKFNVEVNLSTPKVPYKETITKKVRVQGKHKKQSGGHGQYGDCWIDMEPMPRGGGFEFVDAIVGGVIPKQYIPAVEKGIIEACPKGVLAGFPCVDFRVTLNDGSFHAVDSSEMAFKIAGSLAFKKAAEQANPVLLEPIMKVTITTPDEYMGDIMGDLNGRRGRVLGMDSAGKNQVINAQVPMAEFLTYAPDLRSMTGGRGMFTMEFSHYDEVPAQLAEKIIENLKQD